In Nerophis ophidion isolate RoL-2023_Sa linkage group LG02, RoL_Noph_v1.0, whole genome shotgun sequence, one DNA window encodes the following:
- the LOC133536949 gene encoding UDP-glucuronosyltransferase 2C1-like: protein MRLTCFCGALLLLVVLPAGCQGGNILVFPIEGSHWVNMDILIRELHSRGHNVTIVRPLKTWYIKDNTSYYHTVTVPVEKTLDKEFITSMIVEVMEYERGSLPLTNFLHLTIGMFGIFLEAHNSVGEFTTAMLDDNDLMRRLKDSKFDLVLTDPCWGGGVIVAKYLNLPLVYNVRWLIATEGHFPIAPSPLSYIPITGTGNTNKMSFFQRVKNVIVFWIGYTQHNLVIKYIYQKICDKYLGPDNDMHHLLQSADLWLMRVDFVFEFPRPTMPNAIYIGGFQCQPAKPLPDHLEEFMQSSGEHGVILMSLGTFVSELPVDLTEEIATAFAKLPQKVIWRYKGAKPSTLSNNTLLVDWMPQNDLLGHPKMKLFVAHGGTNGVQEAMYHAVPVVGIPLFFDQYDNLLRLSERGAAIILQLTLVDKDNNFLEAMQEVLTNSSYRTNMQRLSRLHRDQPIAPLDNAMFWIEFVMRHKGAAHLRTESYKMPWYTYYSVDVYLFVAGVFLAVLIMFWITIKCLYSVLCRKKVKRE, encoded by the coding sequence ATGAGACTGACGTGTTTCTGCGGCGCCTTGCTGCTCCTCGTCGTCCTTCCTGCTGGTTGCCAGGGAGGCAACATCTTGGTCTTTCCTATCGAGGGCAGCCACTGGGTGAACATGGACATCCTCATCCGAGAGCTGCACTCCCGGGGGCACAATGTGACCATTGTGCGTCCCCTTAAGACATGGTACATCAAAGACAACACCTCCTATTACCACACTGTCACCGTCCCAGTGGAAAAGACCTTGGACAAAGAGTTTATCACTAGTATGATTGTTGAGGTAATGGAGTATGAGAGGGGGTCCTTACCCCTGACGAATTTTCTACACTTAACCATTGGCATGTTCGGAATTTTCCTTGAAGCTCACAATTCTGTGGGTGAATTTACCACAGCGATGCTGGATGACAACGACCTGATGAGGAGATTAAAAGACAGCAAGTTTGACCTAGTGCTCACTGACCCCTGCTGGGGTGGAGGTGTCATTGTAGCCAAATATTTGAACCTTCCTCTCGTGTACAACGTTCGCTGGCTAATCGCTACTGAAGGTCATTTCCCCATTGCTCCTTCGCCGCTATCTTACATTCCTATTACGGGAACGGGGAACACAAACAAGATGAGCTTTTTTCAAAGAGTCAAAAATGTGATTGTGTTTTGGATTGGCTACACACAACATAACTTGGTGATTAAGTATATTTACCAGAAAATATGTGACAAATATCTGGGGCCGGATAACGATATGCACCATTTACTGCAGTCTGCAGACCTTTGGCTCATGAGAGTGGACTTCGTGTTTGAGTTTCCTCGCCCCACCATGCCCAACGCCATTTACATAGGAGGATTCCAGTGTCAACCTGCCAAGCCTCTACCAGACCACCTGGAGGAGTTCATGCAAAGTTCTGGAGAACATGGAGTGATCCTCATGTCTCTTGGGACTTTTGTGAGCGAACTTCCTGTTGACTTAACCGAAGAGATAGCGACAGCATTTGCTAAGCTACCTCAGAAGGTCATCTGGAGATATAAAGGTGCCAAACCTTCAACTCTTAGCAACAACACTCTCCTGGTGGACTGGATGCCACAGAACGACCTCCTTGGACATCCTAAGATGAAACTCTTTGTGGCTCACGGCGGGACAAACGGTGTCCAGGAAGCTATGTATCACGCAGTGCCCGTTGTGGGAATACCTTTGTTCTTCGACCAGTATGACAACTTGCTGCGTCTCTCAGAAAGAGGAGCAGCTATCATACTCCAGTTAACCTTAGTGGACAAAGACAACAACTTCCTTGAGGCCATGCAGGAAGTTCTTACAAATTCGTCTTACAGGACGAACATGCAGAGACTCTCCAGGCTGCACAGAGATCAGCCCATTGCACCGCTCGACAACGCCATGTTCTGGATCGAGTTTGTCATGAGACACAAAGGTGCAGCTCACCTAAGGACCGAATCCTACAAGATGCCTTGGTACACCTACTACTCTGTGGACGTGTATCTGTTCGTAGCTGGAGTGTTCTTAGCAgtattgatcatgttttggatCACAATCAAGTGTTTATATTCTGTTTTGTGTCGAAAGAAAGTCAAACGCGAGTAG
- the LOC133536967 gene encoding UDP-glucuronosyltransferase 2C1-like isoform X2, with the protein MRLMCFCGALLLLVIFPAGCQGGNILVIPIEGSHWVNMDILIRELHSRGHNVTIVCPSKTWYIKNNTSYYHTVTIPEDKTMDKDFINSMTFEIMKFKRGSLPLTNLLNLTVRMFEMFLDAHNVVGELLKDEDLMRRLKDSKFDLLLTDPCGGGGAIVAKYLHLPLVYNVRWLIATEGHFAIAPSPLSYIPITGTGYTNKMNFFQRFQNMIVFWIGYTQHNLVIKYIYQKICDKYLGPDNDMHHLLQSADLWLMRVDFVFEFPRPTMPNAIYIGGFQCQPAKPLPDHLEEFMQSSGEHGVILMSLGTFVSKLPADLTEEIATAFAKLPQKVIWRYKGAKPSTLGNNTLLVDWMPQNDLLGHPKMKLFVAHGGTNGLQEAMYHGVPIVGIPLFFDQYDNLVRLSERGAAIILEFSSLGQENFLKATQEVLTNSSYRKNIQRLSRLHRDQPIAPLDNAIFWIEFVMRHKGAAHLRTESYKMPWYIYYSLDVYLFLAGVVVTGLIMFWTTSKCLYSTLCRKKVKRE; encoded by the coding sequence ATGAGACTGATGTGTTTCTGCGGTGCCTTGCTGCTCCTCGTCATTTTTCCTGCTGGTTGCCAGGGAGGCAACATTTTGGTTATTCCCATTGAGGGCAGCCACTGGGTGAACATGGACATCCTCATCCGAGAGCTGCACTCAAGGGGCCACAATGTGACCATTGTGTGCCCTAGCAAGACGTGGTACATCAAAAACAACACCTCCTATTACCATACTGTCACCATTCCAGAGGACAAGACCATGGACAAAGACTTCATCAACAGCATGACATTTGAAATCATGAAGTTTAAGAGGGGGTCCTTACCCCTGACGAATTTACTCAACCTAACCGTGAGAATGTTCGAAATGTTCCTTGACGCTCACAATGTGGTGGGCGAATTGCTTAAAGACGAGGACCTGATGAGGAGATTGAAAGACAGCAAATTTGACTTACTGCTCACAGATCCCTGCGGGGGTGGAGGTGCAATTGTAGCCAAATATTTACACCTTCCTCTCGTGTACAACGTTCGCTGGCTAATCGCTACTGAGGGTCATTTTGCAATCGCTCCTTCGCCACTATCTTATATCCCAATTACGGGAACGGGCTACACCAACaaaatgaatttttttcaaaGATTTCAAAATATGATTGTGTTTTGGATTGGCTACACACAACATAACTTGGTGATTAAGTACATTTACCAGAAAATATGTGACAAATATCTGGGGCCGGATAACGATATGCACCATTTACTACAGTCTGCAGACCTTTGGCTCATGAGAGTGGACTTCGTGTTTGAGTTTCCTCGCCCCACCATGCCCAACGCCATTTACATAGGAGGATTCCAGTGTCAACCTGCCAAGCCTCTACCAGACCACCTGGAGGAGTTCATGCAAAGTTCTGGAGAACATGGAGTCATCCTCATGTCTCTTGGGACTTTTGTGAGCAAACTTCCTGCCGACTTAACCGAAGAAATAGCAACAGCATTTGCCAAGCTGCCTCAGAAGGTCATCTGGAGATATAAAGGTGCTAAACCTTCAACTCTTGGCAACAACACTCTCTTGGTGGACTGGATGCCACAGAACGACCTCCTTGGACATCCCAAGATGAAACTCTTTGTGGCTCATGGCGGGACAAACGGTCTTCAGGAAGCTATGTATCACGGAGTGCCTATTGTGGGAATACCTTTGTTTTTCGACCAGTATGACAACTTAGTGCGTCTCTCGGAAAGAGGAGCGGCCATCATACTCGAGTTTTCCTCATTAGGCCAAGAGAACTTCCTGAAGGCCACGCAGGAAGTTCTTACAAATTCATCCTACAGGAAGAACATCCAGAGACTCTCCAGGCTGCACAGAGATCAGCCCATCGCACCACTCGACAACGCCATCTTCTGGATCGAGTTTGTCATGAGACACAAAGGTGCAGCTCACTTGCGGACCGAATCCTACAAGATGCCCTGGTACATCTACTACTCTTTGGACGTGTATCTGTTCCTAGCTGGAGTTGTCGTAACAGggttgatcatgttttggaccaCAAGCAAGTGTTTATATTCTACTTTGTGTCGGAAGAAAGTCAAACGAGAGTAG
- the LOC133536967 gene encoding UDP-glucuronosyltransferase 2C1-like isoform X1, whose amino-acid sequence MQHARFPMRLMCFCGALLLLVIFPAGCQGGNILVIPIEGSHWVNMDILIRELHSRGHNVTIVCPSKTWYIKNNTSYYHTVTIPEDKTMDKDFINSMTFEIMKFKRGSLPLTNLLNLTVRMFEMFLDAHNVVGELLKDEDLMRRLKDSKFDLLLTDPCGGGGAIVAKYLHLPLVYNVRWLIATEGHFAIAPSPLSYIPITGTGYTNKMNFFQRFQNMIVFWIGYTQHNLVIKYIYQKICDKYLGPDNDMHHLLQSADLWLMRVDFVFEFPRPTMPNAIYIGGFQCQPAKPLPDHLEEFMQSSGEHGVILMSLGTFVSKLPADLTEEIATAFAKLPQKVIWRYKGAKPSTLGNNTLLVDWMPQNDLLGHPKMKLFVAHGGTNGLQEAMYHGVPIVGIPLFFDQYDNLVRLSERGAAIILEFSSLGQENFLKATQEVLTNSSYRKNIQRLSRLHRDQPIAPLDNAIFWIEFVMRHKGAAHLRTESYKMPWYIYYSLDVYLFLAGVVVTGLIMFWTTSKCLYSTLCRKKVKRE is encoded by the exons ATGCAACATGCACGCTTTCCA ATGAGACTGATGTGTTTCTGCGGTGCCTTGCTGCTCCTCGTCATTTTTCCTGCTGGTTGCCAGGGAGGCAACATTTTGGTTATTCCCATTGAGGGCAGCCACTGGGTGAACATGGACATCCTCATCCGAGAGCTGCACTCAAGGGGCCACAATGTGACCATTGTGTGCCCTAGCAAGACGTGGTACATCAAAAACAACACCTCCTATTACCATACTGTCACCATTCCAGAGGACAAGACCATGGACAAAGACTTCATCAACAGCATGACATTTGAAATCATGAAGTTTAAGAGGGGGTCCTTACCCCTGACGAATTTACTCAACCTAACCGTGAGAATGTTCGAAATGTTCCTTGACGCTCACAATGTGGTGGGCGAATTGCTTAAAGACGAGGACCTGATGAGGAGATTGAAAGACAGCAAATTTGACTTACTGCTCACAGATCCCTGCGGGGGTGGAGGTGCAATTGTAGCCAAATATTTACACCTTCCTCTCGTGTACAACGTTCGCTGGCTAATCGCTACTGAGGGTCATTTTGCAATCGCTCCTTCGCCACTATCTTATATCCCAATTACGGGAACGGGCTACACCAACaaaatgaatttttttcaaaGATTTCAAAATATGATTGTGTTTTGGATTGGCTACACACAACATAACTTGGTGATTAAGTACATTTACCAGAAAATATGTGACAAATATCTGGGGCCGGATAACGATATGCACCATTTACTACAGTCTGCAGACCTTTGGCTCATGAGAGTGGACTTCGTGTTTGAGTTTCCTCGCCCCACCATGCCCAACGCCATTTACATAGGAGGATTCCAGTGTCAACCTGCCAAGCCTCTACCAGACCACCTGGAGGAGTTCATGCAAAGTTCTGGAGAACATGGAGTCATCCTCATGTCTCTTGGGACTTTTGTGAGCAAACTTCCTGCCGACTTAACCGAAGAAATAGCAACAGCATTTGCCAAGCTGCCTCAGAAGGTCATCTGGAGATATAAAGGTGCTAAACCTTCAACTCTTGGCAACAACACTCTCTTGGTGGACTGGATGCCACAGAACGACCTCCTTGGACATCCCAAGATGAAACTCTTTGTGGCTCATGGCGGGACAAACGGTCTTCAGGAAGCTATGTATCACGGAGTGCCTATTGTGGGAATACCTTTGTTTTTCGACCAGTATGACAACTTAGTGCGTCTCTCGGAAAGAGGAGCGGCCATCATACTCGAGTTTTCCTCATTAGGCCAAGAGAACTTCCTGAAGGCCACGCAGGAAGTTCTTACAAATTCATCCTACAGGAAGAACATCCAGAGACTCTCCAGGCTGCACAGAGATCAGCCCATCGCACCACTCGACAACGCCATCTTCTGGATCGAGTTTGTCATGAGACACAAAGGTGCAGCTCACTTGCGGACCGAATCCTACAAGATGCCCTGGTACATCTACTACTCTTTGGACGTGTATCTGTTCCTAGCTGGAGTTGTCGTAACAGggttgatcatgttttggaccaCAAGCAAGTGTTTATATTCTACTTTGTGTCGGAAGAAAGTCAAACGAGAGTAG